The Gracilimonas sediminicola sequence TGATTTCCCCCATCTCCGGATGAAAATTAGTGTAGGAATCCAGCACCATTTCCTTGGCAGAATTCCAGTCGATCGTAGCCTCATTCTCCATGATGGGTGCGTAGCGATCATAATCCTTCATTTCGTCCAGCCCAAGCAAATCGCGCTTTAGCTTATAGTATCGCTGAACCAGCTCGTATTTTGAGGTCACCGATTCAACCAGGGCATCCACCGTTTCCTCATCGGTTTGGTTAGACAGGTTTCGTGAATCAATCCAGCTGTCGTACTTGCGAAGTTTATCGTTTGTAGATTTGTCTGCAAGAATGGTGTTGAATACAAACGTAAGCTGTCGGCTCAGATCGTTGAATTTATCCGTGAGGGATTTATGGGCCCGGATTCGTAAATCACGGTCGCTTTCATGAAGTTTACTCAGCACTTCCTGTTCGCTCATTTCCTCGCCATCCAGTTCAAATTTTGCGGCCCCCAGTGTTTCATCAAAAAAGCGAACCCAGGCGCTGCGGCCGGTCACTGATTTGGCCGACATAATCTTTTCCTGACCTTCTTCCAGCACGTGTTCTTTGTACCTTCGGGAACTTTCCAGGTAGTGTTTGTACTTGCTCAGCTCTTCACTTTCAATCATTTCTTGAGCTTCCTCATCCGGTACCTGCAGCCATTCCACATCCAGAAAAACCAGTTTTTGACTTACTTCTGATGACAGTTCATTCGACTCTGCCACCAACTTTCCGTAGGCGGTATTGGTAGTATCCGTTGACCATTGGAAATAAGCAAAGGAGCCAATTTTACCGGACTGGTCTAAAATTTCTTCATACTCATCCAGCATTTCTTTGAATTCACCCGGTGAAAGTTCAGCAACCCGGCCCCGGTAATTTTCACCAAAAGCCTCCGCCTGTTCCACAACCTGCTTTTTATCTTTAGCCAGTTGTGGGTCTTCGTTGGATGAATAAAGGTCGGTGAGATCCCAGTTTATACTTTCAGCCCCTGTTTCTTTCTTCTTTGATGAATTCTCGCTCATTTCCTGATTTTTTGAGTCTGTCGCTTTGTGTTTTTGAGAACCTGAATATAGGGGTTGCTGAAAGCGAATTAAAGACATCTTTCCAACTAAAAGTTAGTATAGAAAAACAGCAAACAGTTGCCCGCAAGAAAATGAAATGTGAGGCGTAATTATCATCACCTCTATCTTTATAATTATTCCTTTTTACTCTTTGCGTATTTGTAACTTACACCCTTCAGAAAATGTCGTTTTTTAAGAATGTAATCCTTAATTTTCGGGTTACTAAATATATGCCGATGCTTCAAAATCTGAATCATTGGAGCCGAATTTTCATTACCTATTTAAATCGCTGCCAAAAACCCTGTAGAGGTTAACAACCATTGAAATCACTTGAAGCCGTATTTGGCCCTAACTCTGCACTCGTAGAAGAATTATACGATCAATATAAAAATGAGCCGCAATCGGTTCCTGCCCACTGGAAACGTTATTTTGACGAGCTTGAAGGCAAACCGGTAGATGCTACCGAGCCTGAAGAACTTCAGCCATCTGAA is a genomic window containing:
- a CDS encoding M3 family oligoendopeptidase; the encoded protein is MSENSSKKKETGAESINWDLTDLYSSNEDPQLAKDKKQVVEQAEAFGENYRGRVAELSPGEFKEMLDEYEEILDQSGKIGSFAYFQWSTDTTNTAYGKLVAESNELSSEVSQKLVFLDVEWLQVPDEEAQEMIESEELSKYKHYLESSRRYKEHVLEEGQEKIMSAKSVTGRSAWVRFFDETLGAAKFELDGEEMSEQEVLSKLHESDRDLRIRAHKSLTDKFNDLSRQLTFVFNTILADKSTNDKLRKYDSWIDSRNLSNQTDEETVDALVESVTSKYELVQRYYKLKRDLLGLDEMKDYDRYAPIMENEATIDWNSAKEMVLDSYTNFHPEMGEITHKFFEKNWIDAAIKPGKRGGAYSAGTVPSAHPYVFMNFDGKIRDVQTLAHELGHGVHQYLSRQQGVLQSSTPLTTAETASVFGEMLVFQKLMKELDDPKEKLALLIGKIDDTIATVFRQISMNRFEHAMHTARREEGELTKERFSELWMEQQKALYGDSVTLTDEYGIWWSYIPHFLHTPGYVYAYAFGELLVLALYEEYTQRPEGFPERYMELLSAGGSEWPHDLVAKMGLDITQPDFWNKGLASFERMVEEAEEMAKELAN